From Etheostoma cragini isolate CJK2018 chromosome 14, CSU_Ecrag_1.0, whole genome shotgun sequence, the proteins below share one genomic window:
- the nsun2 gene encoding RNA cytosine C(5)-methyltransferase NSUN2 yields MGKRSRQRQKNQTTGRDDRDNAGWGAGYADIVKENKLFEHYYKEQGLVPGGEFEQFMDAMREPLPATIRITGYKSHAKEILHCLKEKYFKDIQEVEIDGQKIEAPQSLSWYPDEQAWHTNMSRKIIRKSPLLEKFHQFLVSETESGNISRQEAVSMIPPLLLKIESHHKILDMCAAPGSKTAQLIEMLHSDMDVPFPEGFVIANDVDNKRCYLLVHQAKRLNSPCIMVVNHDASCIPTLKIDLDGKKDILFYDRILCDVPCSGDGTLRKNIDVWKKWTTSNSLHLHGLQLRIAVRGVEQLAVGGRMVYSTCSLNPIEDEAVIAALLEKSEGALELADGSADLPGLKWMPGVSSWKLMTKEGQWYSDWSEVPTNRHTQIRPTMFPPTDPEKLASMHLERCMRILPHHQNTGGFFVAVLVKKAPMPWNKRYPKLRKDISSSSAAQTEGSSVASTPADTPCIPESAVEDGEGPEEKIAKEAEEETTQGASLAQETTAKQDGACGPPASKKMRLFGYKEDPFVFLTEEDPVFTTIQSFYDLSPNFPKLNVLTRTHDGKKRHLYMVSKELRNVMINNSERMKVINTGVKVWSRNSDGEEFGCAFRLAQEGIYTLQPYIRSRIIRVSVEDIKVLLTQENPFLSKLQDDAHAQAKKMVMGSIVLKYIPNPNNPAEPQCPIQLCGWRGKTSIRAFVPRNERFHYLRLLGVEVFRDKQGTGGEKGRYGEKNGKEEVEDAAEKDAEEGGAVENETKLDLENSEENQSSEPNNQAGD; encoded by the exons ATGGGGAAAAGAAGCCGGCAGAGGCAGAAAAACCAGACTACTGGCAGGGACGACAGAGACAACGCT GGCTGGGGAGCTGGCTATGCTGACATTGTCAAGGAGAATAAGTTGTTTGAGCACTACTACAAAGAGCAAGGCCTGGTTCCTGGGGGAGAGTTTGAACAGTTCATGGATGCAATGAGGGAACCGCTGCCAGCAACCATCCGCATCACTGGATACAAGAG CCATGCCAAGGAAATCCTCCACTGTCTGAAGGAAAAATACTTTAAGGATATACAGGAAGTGGAGATTGATGGCCAGAAGATTGAGGCGCCACAATCTCTGAGCTG GTATCCCGATGAGCAGGCCTGGCACACCAACATGAGCAGGAAGATCATTAGGAAGTCTCCCCTTCTGGAGAAGTTCCACCAGTTTCTGGTCAGCGAGACTGAGTCG GGTAACATCAGTCGACAGGAAGCTGTCAGCATgatccctcctctcctcctgaaGATTGAGTCACACCACAAG ATCCTGGACATGTGTGCAGCTCCAGGGTCAAAGACAGCCCAGCTGATTGAGATGCTCCATTCTGACATGGACGTGCCATTTCCAG AGGGCTTTGTCATTGCCAACGACGTCGACAACAAGCGCTGCTACCTTCTTGTGCACCAAGCCAAGCGTCTCAACAGCCCGTGCATAATGGTGGTCAACCACGATGCGTCCTGCATCCCCACGCTCAAGATCGACTTGGATGGCAAGAAGGACATCCTCTTCTACGACCGCATCCTGTGCGACGTGCCCTGCAG CGGCGACGGCACCTTGAGGAAGAACATAGACGTGTGGAAGAAATGGACGACCAGCAACAGCCTGCACCTCCACGG GCTCCAGCTGCGTATCGCAGTGCGTGGGGTTGAACAGCTGGCTGTAGGAGGGAGGATGGTCTACTCCACCTGTTCACTCAACCCTATAGAGGACGAAGCTGTCATCGCAGCACTGCTGGAGAAGAGCGAAG GAGCGTTGGAGCTTGCCGACGGCTCGGCTGATCTGCCAGGGCTGAAGTGGATGCCTGGGGTCTCTTCCTGGAAG CTGATGACCAAAGAGGGCCAGTGGTACTCTGACTGGTCCGAGGTTCCGACCAATCGTCACACACAGATCCGCCCCACCATGTTCCCGCCAACAGACCCAGAGAAACTTGCTAGCATGCATCTGGAGAGGTG TATGAGGATTCTGCCACATCACCAGAACACTGGAGGTTTCTTTGTGGCTGTGCTGGTGAAGAAAGCTCCGATGCCTTGGAACAAAAGATATCCCAAG CTGAGGAAGGACATCTCGTCCAGCTCAGCGGCCCAGACTGAAGGCTCCTCGGTGGCCTCAACCCCCGCAGACACGCCCTGCATCCCCGAGAGTGCTGTGGAGGACGGTGAAGGCCCAGAGGAGAAAATAGCCAAGGAGGCAGAAGAGGAGACAACCCAGGGAGCTTCCTTGGCCCAGGAGACCACTGCCAAGCAAGACGGAGCATGCGG GCCTCCAGCCTCTAAGAAGATGAGGCTGTTTGGTTATAAAGAAGACCCCTTTGTGTTCCTTACTGAAGAAGACCCTGTCTTCACCACCATACA ATCTTTCTATGATCTGTCACCCAACTTCCCCAAGCTCAACGTTCTGACCAGGACCCATGACGGCAAAAAGAGACACCTGTACATGGTGTCCAAAGAGCTCCGCAACGTGATGATCAATAACAGCGAGCGCATgaag GTCATTAACACAGGGGTAAAGGTGTGGTCTCGCAACAGCGACGGAGAGGAGTTTGGCTGTGCCTTCAGACTGGCTCAGGag GGTATCTACACTCTCCAGCCGTATATTCGCTCCAGGATAATCCGAGTGAGTGTGGAGGACATCAAAGTGCTGCTGACCCAGGAGAACCCATTCCTCAGCAAGCTGCAGGACGACGCTCACGCCCAGGCCAAGAAAATGG TAATGGGCAGCATTGTGTTGAAGTACATCCCCAACCCAAA TAACCCAGCGGAGCCTCAGTGTCCCATCCAGCTGTGTGGCTGGAGGGGAAAGACGTCCATCCGAGCCTTCGTCCCGCGCAACGAGAGATTTCATTACCTCCGACTGTTAGGCGTGGAGGTCTTCAGGGACAAACAGGGCACcgggggagagaaagggaggtaTGGAGAAAAGAACGGAAAGGAAGAAGTAGAGGATGCAGCGGAAAAGGACGCGGAGGAGGGAGGGGCCGTGGAAAATGAGACAAAGCTGGACTTGGAGAACAGTGAAGAAAATCAATCATCTGAACCAAATAATCAAGCAGGAGACTAA
- the srd5a1 gene encoding 3-oxo-5-alpha-steroid 4-dehydrogenase 1, whose product MDALLSRLFSSEEEELYILDCMAYSMVFMAACTFVTLLFENVPYGRYTDSKYGFPVNVRLAWFVQELPAFLVPVCLVFWTPCAKTSLLANQLLIAMYFCHYVHRSLVYPFLIRGGKPTPFASFFLAVVFCIYNGYMQIRYLSHYAEYPAHWVTHPCFLAGSVLWLVGWLVNMHSDHILRNLRKPGETGYKIPTGGMFEYVSGANFLGEIIEWAGFALASHSVHSSAFAIFTTVVLASRAVAHHKWYLAKFEDYPKSKKALIPFLL is encoded by the exons ATGGACGCACTCCTTTCTAGGCTCTTCTCCTCGGAAGAAGAGGAACTGTACATTTTGGACTGCATGGCATACTCAATGGTTTTCATGGCAGCCTGCACTTTCGTTACTTTGCTTTTCGAAAATGTCCCATACGGACGATACACTGACAGCAAATATGGATTTCCAGTTAATGTCAGGCTTGCCTGGTTCGTTCAGGAGCTGCCTGCGTTCCTGGTGCCTGTGTGTCTGGTATTTTGGACACCCTGTGCGAAAACTTCACTACTGGCCAACCAACTGCTCATTGCCATGTACTTCTGCCACTATGTTCACAG aTCCCTTGTTTATCCATTTTTAATCCGAGGAGGTAAACCAACACCATTCGCCTCATTTTTCCTGGCCGTTGTTTTCTGCATCTATAATGGCTACATGCAGATCAGATACCTGAGCCATTATGCCGAGTACCCGGCACACTGGGTCACCCATCCATGCTTCCTCGCAG GGTCTGTGCTGTGGTTGGTCGGGTGGCTGGTGAATATGCACTCGGACCACATCCTGAGGAACCTGAGGAAGCCCGGAGAGACTGGTTACAAGATTCCCACAG GCGGAATGTTTGAATATGTGTCTGGAGCCAACTTCTTAGGTGAGATAATAGAGTGGGCCGGCTTCGCTCTGGCTAGCCACTCTGTTCACAGTTCAGCTTTTGCCATCTTTACCACAGTGGTCCTCGCCAGCAGGGCTGTGGCCCACCACAA atgGTACCTCGCTAAGTTTGAAGACTACCCTAAAAGTAAAAAGGCATTGATTCCCTTTCtgctctaa